One genomic segment of Brassica napus cultivar Da-Ae chromosome A3, Da-Ae, whole genome shotgun sequence includes these proteins:
- the LOC106438999 gene encoding ER membrane protein complex subunit 2-like, with product MVTKTEETELNQLENQVENGGGGVWEYLCLVRKLKVRRSELVLKHGLSILNDPGKRSSLGPDEWTLYEQVAIAAMDCQSLGAAQNCIKVLQKKFPESKRVGKLEALLLEAKGMWEEAEKAYSILLEDNPLDQVIHKRKVAMAKAQGKPSLAIEHLNKYLEVFMADHDAWRELAEIYVSLQMYKQAAFCYEELILSQPTLPLYHLAYAEVLYTIGGQENLIAARKYYASTIDLTGGKSTRALFGICLCGSAIAQLSKGRNKEDKDMAAPELQSLAATALEKEYKQKAPAKLNLLSSALRSLKL from the exons atggtgaCGAAGACGGAGGAGACGGAGCTAAACCAACTCGAGAATCAAGTTGAGAACGGAGGAGGAGGTGTTTGGGAGTATCTCTGCCTCGTTCGTAAGCTCAAGGTTCGCAGATCAGAGCTTGTGCTCAAGCATGGTCTCTCGATCTTGAACGATCCGGGAAAGCGATCCTCTCTTGGTCCAGATG AATGGACTTTATATGAGCAGGTAGCGATTGCAGCTATGGACTGTCAGTCTCTTGGTGCTGCACAG AATTGCATAAAGGTTCTACAGAAGAAATTTCCTGAGAGCAAACGTGTGG GAAAGCTGGAGGCGTTGCTTCTAGAAGCAAAGGGAATGTGGGAAGAGGCTGAAAAAGCCTATTCAATCCTTTTGGAGGATAATCCACTCGATCAA GTTATACACAAAAGAAAGGTGGCTATGGCAAAGGCGCAGGGAAAACCTTCCTTAGCCATTGAGCATCTTAACAAATATCTTGAAGT ATTCATGGCTGATCATGATGCATGGAGAGAGCTTGCAGAAATTTATGTTTCCTTGCAAAT GTACAAACAAGCAGCTTTCTGCTACGAAGAGCTCATTTTATCTCAGCCTACTCTTCCACTGTACCACTTAGCATATGCCGAG GTTCTCTATACGATTGGTGGACAAGAAAACCTCATAGCAGCAAGAAAGTACTATGCATCAACCATAGACTTAACAGGTGGTAAAAGCACAAGAGCCCTCTTTGGAATATGCTTG TGTGGATCAGCAATAGCACAGCTCTCAAAAGGCAGGAACAAAGAGGACAAGGACATGGCTGCACCAGAGCTTCAGTCTCTAGCTGCAACTGCTCTGGAGAAAGAGTACAAGCAAAAAGCTCCTGCCAAACTCAACCTCCTCTCTTCTGCATTAAGAAGCTTGAAGCTCTAA
- the LOC106439000 gene encoding 40S ribosomal protein S3a-2 — protein sequence MAVGKNKRISKGRKGGKKKIVDPFSKKDWYDIKAPSNFTHRNVGKTLVSRTQGTKIASEGLKHRVFEVSLADLQGDEDNAYRKIRLRAEDVQGRNVLTQFWGMDFTTDKLRSLVKKWQTLIECHVDVKTTDNFTLRLFCIAFTKRRANQVKRTCYAQSSQIRQIRSKMREIMIKEASSSDLKELVAKFIPESIGKEIEKATQGIYPLQNVFIRKVKILKAPKFDLGKLMEVHGDYTAEDVGVKVDRPADETVVEEPTEIIGA from the exons ATGGCCGTCGGGAAGAACAAGCGAATCTCCAAAGGAAGAAAGGGAggcaagaagaagat TGTTGATCCTTTCTCCAAGAAGGATTGGTATGACATCAAGGCTCCCTCTAACTTCACTCATAGAAATGTCGGAAAGACACTTGTTTCTAGAACTCAGGGTACCAAG ATTGCATCAGAGGGTTTGAAACACAGAGTGTTTGAGGTTTCTCTTGCTGATCTCCAAGGTGATGAGGACAACGCTTACAGGAAGATCCGTCTGAGAGCTGAAGATGTCCAGGGCAGGAATGTCTTGACCCAGTTCTGG GGAATGGACTTTACCACTGATAAACTCAGATCCTTGGTGAAAAAGTGGCAGACTTTGATTGAGTGTCatgttgatgttaaaaccaCTGACAACTTCACTCTGAGGCTTTTCTGCATTGCTTTCACCAAGAGACGTGCTAACCAAGTCAAGAGAACTTGCTACGCTCAATCTAGCCAAATCCGTCAG ATTCGCAGCAAGATGAGGGAGATTATGATCAAGGAAGCTTCATCTTCTGACCTCAAGGAGCTTGTTGCCAAGTTTATTCCAGAATCTATTGGGAAAGAGATTGAGAAGGCAACTCAGGGAATCTACCCTCTTCAGAATGTTTTCATCCGTAAAGTCAAGATCCTCAAGGCTCCCAAATTCGACCTTGGAAAGCTCATGGAG GTTCACGGAGACTACACAGCAGAGGATGTTGGTGTGAAGGTTGACAGGCCGGCTGATGAGACAGTGGTCGAAGAACCTACTGAGATCATTGGAGCTTAA
- the LOC106443886 gene encoding protein tesmin/TSO1-like CXC 4 has translation MDTPDKNRISAVSYCNFEDSPVFQYINGLSPIEPVKADHAFHSLALASPSSLFSSPQIDCIKRHHSLDLSSPVVSLGREDVVFEMKCGGPEEEMANVSETEAFKEQVKLAIELASSLSTQMGSSDEVVVPMDAENEVIKQSGELCRRINELDADSDMVIQTEEMEGDTGSGEQEIPNAKDSRICSFTSVPQQFSYHSGNVVQPCSVQVAAGALDTILSSSSNVAAFDSTAKAEDDDEEANLSSKQRSVRRRCLTFDLGGSYKRVPLRDSTNDLPLDVTSINEASSPQNCVDSSKQETDEILPVPRTIGLHLNALVNPYRNKFTAKDGCVLSHAAEEFTTPVSTIRDLVACDNQIMEEASERSMEGERVEELGSCKRCRCKRSRCLKLYCDCFAAGLYCVEPCSCQNCFNRPIHEDIVIRSRRNVEARNPLAFAPKVVLTSASATYFGEESNKTPASARHMRGCNCKKSGCSKKYCECYLVGVGCSASCRCIGCKNILCQTNEQFHLPCAVESDAVTINDEAKDHCDYI, from the exons ATGGACACACCGGATAAGAACCGCATCTCCGCCGTTTCGTACTGCAACTTCGAG GATTCACCAGTTTTTCAGTATATTAACGGACTTTCCCCAATAGAGCCAGTGAAGGCTGATCATGCCTTCCACTCGTTGGCGCTTGCATCTCCTTCATCTCTCTTTAGCTCGCCGCAGATAGATTGCATCAAAAG GCATCATTCTCTTGATCTGTCTAGTCCAGTAGTCTCCCTTGGTAGAGAAGATGTTGTGTTTGAGATGAAGTGTGGTGGACCTGAGGAGGAGATGGCGAATGTTTCTGAAACCGAGGCGTTTAAGGAGCAGGTTAAGTTAGCTATTGAGTTGGCGAGTTCTTTGAGTACTCAAATGGGTTCTTCTGATGAAGTGGTAGTACCAATGGATGCTGAAAATGAAGTGATAAAACAATCTGGTGAGTTGTGTAGACGGATTAATGAGCTTGATGCTGATTCGGATATGGTAATTCAAACCGAAGAAATGGAAGGTGATACTGGGTCTGGTGAGCAAGAGATTCCAAATGCAAAGGATTCAAGAATTTGCTCTTTTACTTCGGTGCCTCAGCAGTTTTCTTATCACTCAGGGAATGTAGTACAGCCTTGCAGTGTTCAAGTTGCAGCTGGAGCTCTAGACACCATTCTGAGCAGTTCATCGAACGTTGCAGCTTTTGATTCTACAGCCAAagctgaagatgatgatgaagaagcaaaCCTCAGTAGCAAG CAACGGAGTGTACGCAGGCGCTGCTTGACTTTTGATTTGGGAGGATCTTACAAAAGGGTACCTTTGCGTGATTCCACAAACGACCTTCCCCTTGATGTTACATCCATCAACGAAGCTTCTAGTCCTCAAAACTGTGTAGACTCCAGCAAACAAGAGACCGATGAGATTCTACCCGTACCACGAACTATTGGCCTGCACTTGAATGCTCTCGTGAACCCCTACCGAAATAAATTTACTGCCAAAGATGGCTGTGTTCTATCTCATGCTGCAGAAGAATTCACAACTCCTGTTTCCACAATAAGGGATTTGGTTGCCTGTGATAACCAAATCATGGAGGAGGCGTCTGAGAGATCTATGGAAGGAGAACGGGTTGAGGAACTTGGCAGTTGTAAGCGCTGTAGATGTAAAAGATCCAGATGCTTGAAGCT GTACTGTGATTGTTTCGCTGCTGGTCTATACTGCGTCGAACCTTGTTCGTGTCAAAATTGTTTCAATAGACCAATCCATGAAGATATAGTTATAAGAAGTCGTCGAAATGTTGAAGCTCGCAACCCATTAGCTTTCGCTCCAAAAGTTGTCTTGACTTCTGCCTCTGCTACATATTTTGGG GAGGAGAGCAACAAGACTCCTGCTTCAGCAAGACACATGAGAGGATGCAACTGCAAGAAATCAGGATGTTCAAAGAAGTATTGTGAATGCTACTTG GTGGGCGTTGGATGCTCGGCGAGCTGCAGGTGCATAGGATGCAAAAATATTCTCTGTCAAACAAATG AGCAATTCCACTTACCTTGCGCGGTAGAGTCTGATGCGGTTACAATCAACGACGAAGCTAAAGATCATTGTGATTATATCTAA